The nucleotide window GCAGCGCCCAGATCAGCGAGTTGATCGAGCGCGAGGCGACGATGACGAACAGCGCCGCGGGGCGCAGCAACAGCGGGAAGGGCGAGGTGTTGCGCGCCGCCATGAAAGCCACGGGCACGGCCAGGATTACCCCCAGCAGCGTGCCAAGCGTCGCCATGTTGAGCGTGTCCCACAGCGGCACCATCAGCTCGCCCAGATAGGACCAGCGCGGCGGCCACATCCGCCCGCCGATATCGGCGGCCTGCCTGGGCGCGTCCTGCACAAACATCCAGATCGTGTTCTCGTTCATTACCTGCCAGCACCAGACGAACAGCGCGACAAGGCACAGCCATCCGAACCAGAGCGCCAGCCGCGTCCTGGGGCTGCGGAACTGCCAGCTTGCGGGGAAATCGCTCATTGCAGAAATTTCCTCAGATAGCTGGAGCTGTATTCGGCCACCATCACCAGCGCGATGATTATCAGCAGGATCGCCCCCGCGCTGTCATACTCATAGCGGTCGATGGCGGTGTTCAGCGTGGCGCCGATGCCGCCGGCGCCGACGATGCCGATCACCGCGCTTTCGCGGAAGTTGATGTCGAGCCGGTAGAGCGACAGGCCGATCAGCCGCGGCATCACCTGGGGCTGGATCGCGTAGTTTATCAGCTGCCCCCAGGAGGCGCCGGTGGCGCGGATCGCCTCGGCCTGCGCCTCGTCGATATCCTCGATATCCTCGGCCAGCAGTTTCGAGATGAAACCGATGGTGGCAAAGGACAGGGTCAGGAAGCCGGCAAAGGGGCCAAAGCCGAACATCGCCACGAAGAAGATGGCGACGATGATCTCCTGCAACGCGCGGCTGATGGCGATGATGCTGCGGCAGATCGCATATATCCAGGCCGGGGCGACATTGCGCGCTGCCCCGATGCCGATGGGGATGGAGATGGCGACGCCAACGACAGTCGAGGTCAGCGTCATCGTCAGGCTTTCGATCAGCCCCTGGCTGATATCGCGCCAGCGGCTGCTGAAATCGGGCGACAGGAACCCCCAGATGAAGCGCAGTCCGCGTTCGCCGCCCTCGGCGATGCGGGTCCAGTTCACGTCGAGCGTGCCGAGCGCGAAGACCAGATAGGCGAGCGCGGCGAGTTGCAGCCCGATGCGCCAGCCGCGATGGGTGAAGATCTGCGGCGGACGCCGCCATGTGGTCGGGTAGGTCATGCCGGAAGCGCCGACAGCCGGCGCAGCGCGTCCGCCTCGGCCTCCTGGTCGTCCTCATGGTCCTTGCGCATCGCCGTCCAGTCCTCGGACCCGTAGATCTCGGTCAGGGCGCTTTCGGTCAGTTGGGCGGGGGTGCCGTCGAACACCACCCGGCCCGCGCGCAGCCCGATGATGCGCTGCATGAACTGCTGGGCCAGCGGCACGTCATGGATGTTGACGATGGCGGGCAGGCCGGATTCGGTGCAGATCTCGACCAGAAGCCGCATGATCTGCCGGCTGGTCTTCGGATCGAGGCTGGCGGTGGGTTCGTCGACCAGCAGCAGGTCGGGCTCCTGGGCCAGCGCCCGCGCGATCCCGACCCGCTGGCGCTGGCCGCCCGATAGCGCATCGGCGCGCTTGTCGGCGTGTTCGATGAGTCCGACGCGGTCCAGCAGGCGATAGGCACGCTGGATGTCGGCGGGTGGGAAGCGGCGGGCGAAGCTGGTCCAGAAGCCCACATAGCCCAGCCGGCCTGAAAGTACGTTTTCCATCACGCTCAGCCGTTCAACCAGCGCGTATTCCTGAAAGATCATCCCGATCCGGCGCCGCTGTGCCCGCAACTCGCGCAGGCCAAGCCCGGTCAGGTCGTGCCCGCCCAGGCTGATGCGCCCCGCGGTCGGTTCCACCAGCCGGTTGATACAGCGGATCAACGTCGACTTGCCGGCGCCCGAAGGCCCGATCAGCCCGACGATCTGGCCCTTTGGGACAGTGAAACTGACGCCGCCCAGGGCGGTGTCGCCGGTCTTGTAGGTCTTGGTCAGATCGTGAAGTTCAAGCATCGCTCATCCTGTCTGCCGGACATGAAAATGCGGGCATGGGCCCGCATTTTCCTCTGCTGATCGTGCTTACTGGCAGGCGTAGGACACGCCCATCGCCGCGTCGATCTCGCGCACGACGGTCCAGTTGTCCTTGAAGGTGATCGGAATGAACTTCTCTTCGCCCGATTTCGAGAATTCCTTGGCCAGCGACGAGCCCTCCCACGGGAAGCTGAAGAAACCTTCCTTGATCTTCTCCTGCAACTCCGGCGTCAGGTTGTGCGCCACGCCATAGCCGGTGGTCGGGAAGGTTTCCGACTTGTAGATGCTGACGATCTGGTCAGTGTTCACCGCGCCGCGGTCGATCATGCGGATCATCACCGAGTTTGCCACCGCGGCAGCATCGTAGTCCTTGTTGGCAACGCCAAGCACCGAGTTGTCATGCTTGCCCGAGAAGGCGGCCGTATAGTCGGTGCCCGCTTCCATGCCGTAATTCGCCTTCAGCAGCGCCGACGGAGCCTTGTAGCCCGAGTTCGAGGTTTCGGACGAGAAGGCCAGCGTGCGGCCCTTGATGTCCTCGATCTTCTCGATCCCCGAGCCGGGATAGGTGATGATTTCCATCTCGTAGCCATAGCTGCCGTCGGCGGCGGCCATCATGGCAAAGGGACGGAAACCGGCGCAGGCGATGGCGAGCGGGTTCGACCCGGTGTTGAAGCCCGAGATGTGCAGGCGTCCGGCGCGCATCGCCTCGATCTGGGCAGCGTTGCTGTCGATCGGGAAGAACTGCACCTTCTTGCCGGTGACGTTTTCCATATGGGTGATGAAGTCGGCCCAGGCCTCGGCATAGACGGCCGGATCTTCGACCGGGGTATAGGCGAAGATCAGCGTCGCCGGATCGACGAGTTGCGAAGGATCGGTCGGGATATCGGCAACCATGTCGCCATCGGCGTCGGTGTAGCGCGAGTCGAGAGCGAATTCGGCAACGGCCGGGAAGGCCGCAAGCGAAAGGGCAGTGGCTGCGAGAAGGGCGCGAATGGTCATCGTGTTCTCCTGTTCCGATAGGGGGTCAGGGCGTCAGTAGGTGAGGCATGTGACACAAGGCCAACAGGAAGGTAACGCAGGGATGACAATGCCGGAGAGGCGGCCTTCGCGCCGCCGCCCTGCGCAAGCAAGCTGGCGATCCGGGGGGAGGCCGAGGTGAGCAAAAATGTATTTACAAAACTGGAAATGTAGTTACTTTTTCCGCATGACACGGACCGGCCCCCGCCCGCGCACTTGCTGCCCTCTGACCTGACGACTGCTATCCATCTTCCCCTGCTGGTGAGGGCACGGGGTGCGAGGTGTTCCACCGGGTTGATTTCGCGGTAATGCGCCGGGCCGAATATTCTTGCCTTGAAACAACTGAAAATCCGGAGATACGGTGATGACTGACGCGACCCTTTCCGCCCCCGGCCCCCGGTCCGCGCTGAGGCAGCTCTGCCGGGATCAGCGCGTGTGGCTCACTTCGGCGCTGATCCTTGCGGTGCTGGCAGCCTACGATCTGGGGCAGGCTGCAGACTCTGCGCTGTTCGCTGGCCGCGCCCTCCTGAACACGGCGCCGTTTCTTGTGCTGTCTATCGCCATCGCTGCAGGGGCGGGCGCGACCGGGGCGGACAATCTGATCGCCAGGGCCTTTACCGGAGCGCCGTTTCTGATGATCGCTCTGGGAGCTCTGGCGGGCGGCATCTCCCCCTTCTGCTCCTGCGGGGTGATCCCGCTGATCGCGGCGCTGCTGGCGATGGGGGTGCCGCTGTCCGCCGTCATGGCTTTCTGGCTGGCCTCACCGATCATGGACCCCTCGATGTTCGTGCTGACGGCGGGCGTCCTCGGCCTTGACTTCGCGGTCGCCAAGACGCTGGCAGCGATCGGGCTTGGCCTATTGGGCGGGCTTGTGGTGCTTTTGCTCTCGCGCAGTGGTGCGCTGGCCAATCCGCTGCGCGAAGGCATCGGCAATGGCGGGTGCGGCGGGGCGCGGGTGCGCGCGCCCAAGCCCGTTGTCTGGCGTTTCTGGGAAGAGCCCGAGCGCCGCGCGAAGTTTGCGAAGACCGCGCTGACCACCGCTCTGTTCCTTGCCAAATGGCTGACACTGGCCTTCATCCTCGAAAGCCTGATGCTGGCATGGATTCCGGCAGAAACCGTGACTGCTGCACTGGGCGGCGAGGGGCTTGTGCCGATCGTGACCGCGACACTGGTAGGCGTGCCGGCCTATTTGAACGGCTATGCCGCGCTGCCGCTGGTGGGCGGGTTGATTGATCGGGGCATGGCCCCGGGTGCGGGCATGGCGTTCCTTGTCGCAGGGGGCGTCACTTCCATTCCGGCGGCAATGGCGGTCTGGGCCCTGGCCAAACCGCAGGTCTTCGCGCTTTATATCGGCTTGTCGCTTGTGGGGGCCTTCGCCTCGGGGCTCTTGTTCCAGCTCTGGACGATGGCATGAAGCGCTTCGGCGAGTTGACCGACCCCACGGCACTGCGCACGAGAACAGTATGATCCCACGGCTTGCTCCGGGGCGGCGCGGCGTGATTGTCGCCGCGCTTGGCACCTCGCTCACCGTCAGTTGGGCGTCAAGCTATTACATCCCCGCCGTTCTGGCGGGGCCGATGGCGGCAAGTTTCAGTCTCTCCCCGGTCTGGGTCTTCGGCGCCTTTTCGATGGCGATGATCGTGTCAGCGGGGATCGGTCCCGTGGCCGGAGCGCGGATTGATGGCTTTGGCGGTCGAGGCATCCTGATGCTGTCAAACCTTGTGTTTGCGGCTGGCCTGGTATTGCTCGCCGTGGCCGGGTCGCCGCTCATCCTATTCGCAGGCTGGGCGGTCATCGGGATCGGCATGGGGATCGGCCTCTATGAGGCAGGGTTTGCCACACTGGCAGGAATCTACGGAAAGGAGGCCCGCGGACCGATTACCGGCATAACCCTGATAGCCGGGTTTGCAAGTACTGTCGGGTGGCCCCTGTCAGGGCTTATGCTGGCAAGCTGGGGATGGCGCGAAGCATGCCTTGGCTGGGCGCTGATACATCTGTGCCTCGCGCTTCCGCTCAATGCCTGCCTGCCGAAAGGCACCGAGGCGATCACTCGGGCCGAAACCCCGGCAGAGAATGGCCCACCGCCATCTCGGATGGCGCTGGCGCTTCTGGCCTTCGTCTTCGCGGCGACCTGGTTCAACTCGACCGCTATGGCCGCGCATCTGCCCGGCCTGCTGCAAGAGGCCGGGGCAAGTACCGCCGTGGCCATCGCCGCTGGTGCCCTGATCGGTCCGGCTCAGGTAGCGGCGCGGATGCTGGAGTTCGGCCTGCTGCGCCGGTTTCACCCGCTGACCTCGACCCGCCTTGCGGCTGCGGCCCATCCGGTGGCCGCCGTGATACTGGTGGCGGTCGGCGGGCCCGCCGCCTATGTCTTTGCGGTCCTGCACGGCGCCGGAAATGGCATCCTGACCATAGCCAAGGGCACCCTTCCGCTGGCTCTGTTCGGTGCGGCAGGCTATGGGCGGCGGCTCGGGTGGCTCAACGCCCCAGCCCGTATCCTGCAGGCAGGGGCACCTTTGATCTTTGGGACCGCGCTTACGGAATGGGGGCTTTCCGCCATCTGGCTGACGGCGGGCGTGGGACTTGCGGCAATGGCTGCGCTGCTCTTGCTCAAACGTCAGTAAGCGGCGCGCGGGAATTGCCGCGGGTTGCCCTTGGACCGGGCGCTTGCAGCCGGAGATCAGGAAAGCAGAGACCAGGCTGGCTGCTGTCATTCATGCGCTCCCGGCGAGCACTACGAAAGATGCGTGTCTCGCATCAAGGCCCACGATGACGTGCAGGTTCCCGCAAGCTAGCCACGGAACACGGGTTTGCGCTTTTCGCGGAAGGCAGCCATCGCCTCGGCCGTGTCTTCCGAAGATGCCAGGGCCTTGGTCTGCGACTGCTCGAACCTGTAGCCTTCGTAGATCGACAGGTTTTCAGTCATCGCAAAAGACTTCTTGGCGGCGATAACGGCAGAGGGGCTGGCCTTGGCGATGTCCTGTGCAATCGACAGGGCCGTCGCCATCAGCTCTTCGGGCGACGTGCAGGCGGAGACCGCGTTCATCCGCAACAGTTCCGGCCCGTAGATCCGGCGCCCCGTCAGGATCATCAGGCGGGCGTCGGATTCGCCGAAGTGGCGCCGGACATGTGCGACGCCGCCTGCGAGACCGACCATCACCTCTGTCATCGACAAGAAGGCGTTGTCGGAAGCGACGAGGATATCGCAGCACAGCGCCGTCACGCATCCCGCCCCGATCGCGGCACCGTTCACGGCGGCAATCACCGGCTTGGGGCATTCAAGGATGCAATCGAAGCTGGCCCGGACACGCCGGTTATGGGCCGTGTAATGCCCCGGCTCTTGGCTGGGGCGCTCGGCCAGGTCTGCACCGGCGGAAAAGGCCTTGCCCTCTCCGGTCAGGATAATTGAACGGACATCGGCCCGATCTCCCAGGGCGTCAAAGACAGTCTGGATATCTGCGCGCATCATGTTGTTCTGCGCGTTGACGGGCGGTCGGGAGATGGTGACCACAGCGATATGGTCCGCGATTCCCACCTTAAGGGTTTCCAGTTCCATGCAGATCTCCAAGCGGCAGCGGCCCCGTATCGGGTGATGATCTGTGCGTCTTTCGGGCCGCTCCGATCAACGCGACAAGCACCTTTCCAAGCGTCTTTGGCCGAGCGATACCTCGGCGTCAAGCATATAAAGTGATAAACCTATTCTTTAGGTCTAGCCAGCCCCAAAGCCGTGATGTAAGGAGGAAATGAAGAAACAGCCAGACAATGGCAGCCGACGGGTTCCGGGGAGAGGACGCATGAAAACCGAAGCGACGCTCGATGCCGCGCCCTCGCAGGGCGGGGAGCATGGCACCCTGGTGAAGGGCGCGCGCAGCATCGCGTTTCAGCGGATCCCTCCGACAAGGGCATCTGCGCCCTGGCTCTTGTTCTCCAACTCCCTACTGACATCGAGTGCTGTCTGGGCCGCGCAGGTTGCCGACCTGCGCGGGCGTGCTGGCCTCGTGCTGTACGACCAGGCCGGGCATGGCAGGTCTTCAACCCCGACCGGGACCGTAGGCTTTGATCTGCTGTCCGATGATCTGCTGTCGGTCCTGGATGCGGCGGGGGTCGAAACCTGCTGCGGCGTCGGCCTGTCTATGGGTGTGCCTACGGTCCTTGGCGCCTATGCCAAGGCGCCGAAACGCTTTGCCGCCCTTGTGCTGATGGATGGTCAGGCGAAGACCGCAGCGGGCGGCGCAGCGGCCTGGGCAGAGCGGATGGCCGCCGCGCAGGCCCAGGGACTGCGGCCGTTCTGCGAGGCGCTGGTGGGCCGGTGGATGCCGCACTGCGCGGATGCAGCGTTGCGGGCCCGGCTGGTCGAGATGATGGCAGCGACGCCAATGGAAGGTTTTCTGGCCTGCGCCTCGGCGCTGCAGGACTACGATGTCTCGGCAGTTCTTGGCGAGATTTCCTGCCCGGTCCAGCTTGTCGCCGGGGCGCTTGACGGCACCATTCCCGACAGCATGGCGCGCGTCCTGCTGCCCGCGATCCCCGGCGCACGGCTTGATGTCATCGAGGGCGCCGGCCACATCCCCTGTTTCGAGCAGCCCGAGGCGGTGAACGTCCTGCTTGCGCGAGTCCTACAGGAGCTTGGCACATGATGCGCCTGCACTGGTCCCCAAGATCGCCCTTCGTGCGCAAGGTGATGATCGTTCTGCACGAATGCGGATTGCAGGGCCAGGTCGAGCTTGTGCGCTCGGTCGCGGTTTTCCACGCCGCGCCAAATCCCGCGATACTGGCCGACAATCCCCTGGGCAAGATCCCCGCTCTGATAACCGAGGACGGCCGCAAGCTGTTCGACAGCCGGGTGATCTGCGAGTACCTGATCGAGAGATCGGGCTGCCCCGCCCTGTTGCCCGGCGCAGGCGCCGGGCGCGTGCAGATGCAGACTTGGCAGGCCCTGGGCGACGGGTTGACCGACATCCTTCTGCTCTGGCGCAACGAGCGGCTCCGGGGTGATGCTGCGTCGCCGGTCCTGCTGGATGCGTTCAGGACCAAGACCCTGGCCACGCTCAAGGCGCTTGATGCCGGGGCGGGAGATCTGCTGGCAACCCCCTTCGGGCTTGGTCACGCGGCAATCCTCTGCGCCTTGGGCCAGCTTGATTTTCGGTTTGCGGGATGTGGTTGGCGTGCGGCCTTTCCGGCGCTGGCACATTGGTGTGACGCGCTTGCCGCCCGGCCCTCCATCGCCGCTACCGCGATTGAAAACGATGACGCCGACAGCGCCGAACCGCCGGCCTTTAGCTGCGAGACGAAGTGATGACCGGACCCCTCAGACATATTCGCGTACTCGACCTTTCCCGCATCATGGCAGGGCCCTGGGCGGGACAGATACTGGCGGATCTCGGGGCCGAGGTCATCAAGGTGGAACGGGCCGGCGACGGGGATGATACCCGCCGCTGGGGCCCCCCCTACCTTAAGGACCGCGACGGAGCCCTGACCGGCGAAAGCGGGTATTACCTGTCGGTGAACCGGGGCAAGAAATCGATCGAGATCGACCTGTCGAGCGCGAAGGGTCAGGCGGTGGTAAAGGCACTGGCGGCCGAATGCGACATCGTGCTGGAGAATTTCAAGCTGGGCACCCTGGCGCGCTATGGGCTGGGCCCCGATGCGCTGAGTGCCGTGAACCCGCGGCTGATCTACTGCTCCATTACCGGGTTCGGCCAGGATGGCCCGCGCGCCCCCGAAGCCGCCTATGATTTCATGATCCAGGCAATGGGTGGGTTGATGAGCGTGACGGGTGCCCCGGATGGCACGCCCGGCGGCGGCCCGCAGAAGGTGGGCGTGCCGATCATCGACCTGATGACAGGCATGTATGCCGCCGTGGCCGTGCTGGCGGCCCTGGCTGAGCGCAGCGAGAGCGGCAAGGGCGACCATGTGGATATCGCCATGCTCGATGTCGCAACGGCGATGCTTGGCAATCAGGCGATGAACCATCTGGTATCGGGCGAGGTGCCGGTGCGCCGGGGCAACAAGCATCCGAACATCCAGCCGCAAGACGTGTTTGCGGTGCGCGACGGGCATATGGTGCTGGCCGTCGGCAATGACGGGCAGTTCGCGCGCTTTGCCGAAGCAATGGGGCGGCCCGAACTGGCGAGCGACCCGCGCTTTGCCACCAATGACGCCCGTGTCGAACATCTCGGCAGCCTGCATCCGTTGATCTGCGAGGAGCTGCTCAAGCGCGACCTGTCGCACTGGCTTGCCGTACTCGGCGCTGCGAAGGTTCCCTGCGGCCCGATCAACACGGTGCCGATGGTGTTTGACGATCCACAGGTCCGCCACCGCCAGATGCTGCGCCATCTGCCGCACCCGCTGGCCGGCACCGTGCCGCAGGTCGTCAGCCCGATGCGCTTTGGCCGCAGTGGCCTTACCTTCGACCGCCCACCGCCGCTGTTGGGGCAGCACACGGCGGAAGTGCTGGCCATGCTTGACCTTGCCCAGGACGCCTGTTCATGAGCAGCCCGCGCATTCCCTTTCCCACGCCCGAGGCGATGACCCCCGAGCAACGCAAGGTTTATGACCGGATCGTCAGCGGGCGGCGAGGTACGCTTGTCGGTCCGCTCCGCGCGGCCTTGCACAATGCCGATCTTGCAGACCGATGGCAGGCCCTGGGCGAGGTCCTGCGCTATGACACCTGCTTGCCGGGCCTTTTGAGCGAATTGGCGATCCTGATTGTTGCCCGCCATTGGACCAGCGAACTGGAATGGACGATTCATGCGGCCGAGGCGCGGCGCGCGGGCCTGGATGAAGCCGCGATCGAGGCCATCCGGCGCAGAAAGCCGCCCGGGTTCAAAAGCCGGGCAGAGGTTGAAATCTATGACTATTGTAGGGAATTGCTGATCGACGGCCATGTGTCTGACACGGTCTATGCTTCCGTCCTTGGCCGATGGGGCATTCTGGGCGTTGTCGAACTGACGGCGCTTGCCGGATATTATTCGATGGTGGCCTTCACACTGAACGCGCATCGCATCCCGCTTCCGGACCGGATCGCAGCAGAGCTGTGCGACGACCGCCAGCAGATCGCGCCATTGCCTCCCGGCGCCATCTGCATCGCTTCCGAATAGGGCGCGTCGATGAATTCGTCCAGAAGGCTGCAGGGCATCCAGCTTTCCGCACCAAGCCGCCTCGGCGGTTCGCGGTGTCGCCGGCAAGAGGAAGGCCCTTGCCGCGGGTCTGCCTGCCACGAAGAGGAGTTTCAGGAATGATGCGCGACCAGATGCCCAAGCAAAGCGGCCCGGTCTCGATGCGGGCCGAGGACGGGCTGGCGATCATCACCATTGACAACCCGCCCGTCAACGCGGGCTCGACAGCGGTGCGTGCCGGCATTCTGGCGGGCCTGGCTGTCGCAGGCGCAGATCCCGAGCTGGTGGGCGTTGTCATCATCGGGGCGGGACGGAGCTTTATCGCCGGCTCGGACATCCGCGAATTCGGCGCGCCGCTTGAGGCACCGGAGCTGCCAGAGGTCATCGCCGCGATCGAGGCGCTGCCGATACCCGTCGTAGCGGCGATTCACGGTGCCGCACTGGGCGGGGGGTTCGAGCTGGCGCTGGCCTGCGACCTGCGGGTCGCCGCACCCGAGGCGATCATGGGCCTTCCCGAAGTCTCGCTTGGCATGGTGCCGGGGGCGGGGGCACCCAGCGGCTGCCACGTCTGACGGGCGTTGCGCTGGCGATCGACCTTGTGTGCAATTCGCACCGCATCGCCGCGCCCGAAGCGTTGGCATCCGGGATAATCGACGCGGTCGCAAGACCTGCGGCGGCAGAGGACCTGATCGCAGCCGCGCGCGCGGGGATTGCAACGCATCCGGGCAAGCGCCGCCTGCGCGAGGGAGCGGTTCCGGCCGATCCGCCGGGGGCCATCGAGGCGGCAGAGGCGGCGGTTCTGCGCAAGCGGGGGGCCCGACCCAATGTCAAGGAGGCCATGCGCCTGGTGAAGCTCGCCGCCAGCGCCCCAATTGACAGCGCGTTAGCCGAGGAGCGCGCGGTGTTCCAGAACCTGCGCATTGCCGAAGACGCCTTCGCCCTGCGCCACCTGTTCTTTGCCGAGCGAGCTGCCTCCCGTGTCGAGGGGCTAGCGGCGGCGCCCCGACCCCTTGCCCGGGTCGGGCTGGTCGGCGGCGGCACGATGGGGCAAGGGATCGCCCGCGCCCTGCTTGGGGCTGGCCTTGAGGTGTTGCTGGCGGAACGCGACGCTGCTGCGGCCGATGCGGCGTGCCGGGCCATTCGCGCAGCGTTTGAGGCGGCGGCACAGAAGGGCCGGATCACGCCCGAGCAGGCAAGGATACGCGCCGCATTGCTGCACGGCACCGGCGCGCTGTCCGACCTTGCGGGATGCGATCTGGTGATCGAGGCGGCTTTCGAAGACATGGCAGTCAAGCTGGCGATCTTTCGAGAGCTGGATGCGGTCATGCAACCCGGCGCGATCCTGGCGACCAACACCTCCTATCTCGACATAGACGAGATTGCCGCAGCGACCGGGCGGCCCGCCGATGTACTGGGGCTGCACTTCTTCGGTCCTGCCGATGTCATGAAACTGCTGGAGATCGTGCGCGCGCGCAGCACCTCGGACACCGCGATGGCCACCGGGTTGGCCCTTGCCAGGCGGCTTGGCAAACAGCCGGTCGTGGCGCGGGTGGCCGAGGGGTTCATCGGCAACCGGATCTATGCCGCCTATCGTCGCCATGCCGAATTCCTGGTAGCGGATGGTGCGAGCCCTGAAGAGGTCGATGCCGCCATCGAGGACTTCGGCTTTGCTATGGGGCCATTCAAGGTTGCCGATCTTTCGGGGCTCGATATCGCCTGGCGGATGCGTCAGCGGCTGGCGGGCAGCCGCGACCCGGCCGCTCGCCATGTCGCCATTGCCGACCGGCTGTGCGAGGCGGGACGCTTTGGGCGCAAGACCGGGGCTGGCTGGTATGGCTATGGCTCTGGCCAACCC belongs to Frigidibacter mobilis and includes:
- a CDS encoding 3-hydroxyacyl-CoA dehydrogenase — protein: MCNSHRIAAPEALASGIIDAVARPAAAEDLIAAARAGIATHPGKRRLREGAVPADPPGAIEAAEAAVLRKRGARPNVKEAMRLVKLAASAPIDSALAEERAVFQNLRIAEDAFALRHLFFAERAASRVEGLAAAPRPLARVGLVGGGTMGQGIARALLGAGLEVLLAERDAAAADAACRAIRAAFEAAAQKGRITPEQARIRAALLHGTGALSDLAGCDLVIEAAFEDMAVKLAIFRELDAVMQPGAILATNTSYLDIDEIAAATGRPADVLGLHFFGPADVMKLLEIVRARSTSDTAMATGLALARRLGKQPVVARVAEGFIGNRIYAAYRRHAEFLVADGASPEEVDAAIEDFGFAMGPFKVADLSGLDIAWRMRQRLAGSRDPAARHVAIADRLCEAGRFGRKTGAGWYGYGSGQPTPDPFVADLIEATRREAAITPQHFSPAAIIDRLMAAIVNEAACVLHEGTAQRPGDVDVTLVNGYGFPRWRGGPFWWAAQQSRNSLAAALAGLAAAQGADFKAGPVKAALAALRG